Proteins from one Acropora muricata isolate sample 2 chromosome 9, ASM3666990v1, whole genome shotgun sequence genomic window:
- the LOC136928176 gene encoding VPS9 domain-containing protein 1-like isoform X1 codes for MTEGIGDCMPLALRSVGDAVRLDSENRAKEAYCQYLSCMIYISQVLKDDAWDKDLQQLYNNDTVKLFRLLQHCQERAFTIISSLGNGVSSFQTPDEGVQLSHVESNTSSLKQLDQSSLVPQSAVKPKLSEPSIPPKSTLTTPTDEYLWLPSPPVSPKPQHRRTSSYDPLEKAYQENKQLIAAYRRRIQNANKGRRNKDGISMNLGLMRRMSENLVIAKAREQAIKKKLQERQQRLQEETNRRFGPAVLSTKEQVEQRDLYRKILEFEQETVWPKHLRDRLTLMPSDAKLIREVINKIFSSSDHPLTQFLLQYQYHVYRKLAPLVKDVGIPRVGVKDKAVSDKDSGTVLNETGSDNEQPTEMINNSNVSEGARQDILEYRKVDEEKTAPTESVVNEIDGFVEGKTEEGGDNEDKNFQGVSSGVEQSSLSNGNDENLCSRTDLEKLKNLLDKTALDTSTVENIKQDEKSQNELKPDALDETDQSSNLEDYFQELEDEMFDWESNEEESCETENGNSVESESQVVVSEKSVEVQPGGNSSSGLESCARRNENLVEETVGEDLKACDELQHLAEEENEPLDLCVGRIENLIEETVGDHSKPCEELKRLAKEEKEAKYVEETSNEFVEASDTVSNKDKQFTCDLLNEARGHENDEEGMLKESSSTEGKLNVDKNEEDSPTGAILGDEPLEEKEKQSVVTDHDDHCLSNLPPREESRAGVFPSDELRKQLKEILLDARFFLEKLQKMLILAYEPLDTAEGRDLCYSCVEFPFFKPLWPSLLAVLRQVNYEKEVCLADVMSDNIDKGPGELGVPQRLCLDNQKLLESTGNKYPYQMAVEELYKVLTLVCPLEKLECIVRTSRCICQCVEDYWENNGKPRHSPETAIGCDDLLPILSFVIIQSGIAQLVSECEAMEEFIPEGYLMGEEGYCLTTLTTALAYLATLKPTQSSSETK; via the exons ATGACTGAAGGCATTGGTGATTGCATGCCACTAGCTCTTCGATCAGTCGGAGACGCTGTAAGACTTGACTCGGAGAACAGAGCTAAG GAAGCATATTGTCAATACCTTAGCTGTATGATTTACATTTCACAAGTTTTGAAAGATGATGCTTGGGATAAAG ATTTACAACAGCTCTACAACAATGATACAGTGAAATTATTTCGATTACTTCAGCACTGCCAGGAAAGAGCTTTCACGATTATTTCTTCTTTgg GAAATGGCGTGTCGTCCTTCCAGACGCCTGATGAAGGTGTTCAGCTAAGTCATGTTGAAAGCAACACTTCCAGTTTAAAACAACTGGATCAATCATCCTTGGTACCTCAATCTGCAGTAAAACCTAAACTTTCAGAGCCATCGATTCCTCCAAAATCCACACTGACAACACCTACAGATGAATATCTCTGGCTTCCTTCACCTCCTGTTTCCCCTAAACCACAGCATCGAAG GACTAGTAGTTATGATCCATTGGAGAAAGCTTATCAAGAAAACAAGCAATTGATTGCAGCATACAGGAGAAGAATACAGAATGCAAATaaaggaagaagaaataagGATGGGATATCAATG AATCTTGGTTTAATGCGGAGGATGTCTGAAAATCTTGTCATTGCCAAAGCCAGGGAACAAGCT ATCAAAAAGAAACTTCAAGAACGACAACAAAGACTCCAGGAAGAGACCAACAG ACGGTTTGGACCTGCGGTCTTATCCACGAAAGAGCAGGTTGAGCAGCGTGATTTGTACAGAAAGATTTTGGAGTTTGAACAAGAAACG GTATGGCCAAAGCATTTACGTGACCGGTTGACACTTATGCCTTCGGATGCTAAATTGATCAGAGAAGTGATTAACAAGATCTTTAG TTCGTCTGACCACCCTCTGACCCAGTTCCTTCTCCAGTACCAATATCACGTGTATCGCAAACTGGCACCTCTAGTGAAGGATGTTGGAATCCCGAGGGTGGGAGTAAAAGACAAAGCTGTTTCAGACAAAGACAGTGGAACTGTGTTGAACGAAACTGGTTCTGATAACGAACAACCGACGGAAATGATAAACAATTCAAATGTTAGTGAAGGAGCTCGACAGGATATCTTGGAATACAGAAAAGTAGACGAAGAGAAGACAGCGCCAACCGAATCTGTTGTCAACGAAATAGATGGCTTTGTCGAGGGAAAAACTGAGGAAGGAGGAGACAACGAGGATAAAAATTTTCAGGGAGTTTCTAGCGGGGTTGAACAAAGCTCTTTATCAAACGGTAACGATGAAAATCTTTGCTCGAGGACGGATTTAGAGAAACTTAAAAATCTTCTCGATAAAACCGCTCTAGATACTTCGACAGTCGAGAATATTAAGCAAGATGAGAAATCTCAAAATGAACTCAAACCTGATGCTCTTGATGAAACGGACCAATCTTCAAATCTTGAGGATTATTTCCAAGAACTGGAGGATGAAATGTTTGATTGGGAAAGCAATGAAGAGGAATCCTGTGAGACTGAGAATGGAAATAGCGTTGAGTCTGAGAGTCAAGTTGTGGTAAGTGAGAAATCAGTGGAGGTTCAACCTGGAGGAAATTCTTCCAGTGGGTTGGAATCATGCGCGCGAAGAAACGAAAACTTAGTCGAGGAGACCGTGGGAGAGGATTTAAAGGCATGTGACGAATTGCAGCATTTAGCCGAGGAAGAAAACGAACCGTTGGATTTATGCGTGGGAAGAATCGAAAACTTGATCGAGGAGACCGTTGGAGATCATTCAAAGCCGTGTGAAGAGTTGAAGCGTTTGGCAAAGGAAGAAAAGGAAGCGAAATATGTCGAAGAGACTAGCAATGAATTTGTGGAAGCGAGTGATACAGTTTCAAATAAGGACAAGCAATTTACCTGTGACCTTTTGAACGAAGCAAGAGGCCATGAAAACGATGAGGAGGGTATGTTGAAGGAATCTAGTTCAACTGAAGGAAAACTCAACGTTGACAAGAATGAAGAGGATTCGCCCACAGGTGCGATTTTAGGAGATGAACCACTCGAGGAGAAAGAGAAGCAAAGTGTTGTGACGGATCATGATGATCATTGCCTGTCCAATTTGCCTCCACGAGAGGAAAGTCGTGCGGGGGTATTTCCAAGCGATGAACTCAGGAAACAGTTAAAAGAGATCCTGTTGGATGCTCGATTTTTTCTTG AGAAACTTCAGAAGATGCTTATACTTGCTTACGAGCCATTAGACACGGCAGAGGGCCGAGACCTTTGTTATTCCTGCGTGGAGTTTCCTTTCTTCAAGCCTTTGTGGCCTTCACTACTGGCTGTGCTTAG GCAAGTGAATTACGAGAAAGAGGTTTGCTTAGCCGATGTTATGTCAGATAACATCGACAAAGGACCTGGCGAACTTGGCGTGCCACAAAGACTTTGCTTGGACAATCAG aaactgtTGGAGTCCACGGGTAACAAATACCCGTATCAAATGGCTGTTGAAGAACTTTACAAAGTGTTGACGTTAGTTTGTCCATTGGAAAAGCTCGAGTGTATAG TGCGCACATCACGTTGCATTTGTCAATGTGTAGAGGATTACTGGGAGAATAACGGAAAACCTCGTCACAGTCCAGAAACTGCTAT TGGCTGCGATGATTTGTTGCCAATTCTTAGTTTTGTGATCATCCAAAGTGGAATAGCGCAGCTTGTCTCTGAATGCGAAGCTATGGAGGAGTTTATACCCGAGGG GTATCTTATGGGTGAAGAAGGATACTGTCTCACGACTCTTACAACGGCTCTTGCATATCTCGCCACCTTAAAACCTACGCAGTCCTCTAGCGAGACCAAGTAA
- the LOC136928200 gene encoding apoptotic chromatin condensation inducer in the nucleus-like has translation MAEREIVIRGRRLSQLKVDELKQELELRGLRKSGNKGVLIERLQEAIDKELEQKEDYQNFPALQEQKPPANTWLNPPIQQQQQQHSSDFPRQPMSYEQHQPQQQALLNQPIGMLNQQYALASQQQHMMQPAQVGKFREQWPQAQMQQPPAAQPQLMQPQIVLPQMTLAPQAQFPAITPQAPQLTDSEAQYSDSRWPRSDDSSLPRPSNHHVAQLAEKPEVVSSSSSDNEQDSMQQSSSSSSSDSDNNNQEKPTSLLNSADDEQAPVETIQKDVEEKEPVRSEEGKGEIAVEVTQAEMDNPLETEAEEKIVVDSTSTQELPTTAQENQEEGELPEGDGKGEENELPEGDGKEEENELPEGDGKEEENEKENFSEEKEIVPQSPNKEQLSPTAENSFEVEPSEEDKAVVEETKVLPSQKSVSPAATKKRKISIPRTSLQSTPTSDGQPSSRKRRWGSSSSSKKKTTLSISTDSLKDLIPGVQVHSTPALEAVMDLGGDDNDDDEEDEENVQGKKPEEEKEPEPVATPEAVEPETKRRKDRIVKVEEKKTVKLQRKPVAIEKGHEPVEMEVKEEPEEQTTVNTYPGQTSIQQQETSPPPTENRLPSPARFPESEAIHLKNLVRPFTLNQLKDLLRNYGPLVEDGFWIDKIKSHCYVVYTNVNDASSCRQGLHGIKWPSTSPKILSVDFADEDEMARDTEGLLGKAKEMETEVKTEKPSKKEQTVEKAPEDVVKEEDDQRNAGNLLDNLFRKTKTTPCLYWLPLSDEQIATRDREREERRKARQEERKKEEEAEQKERLERQQQREKEREKEKREREAEKREREAEKREPEKRTSRSPTRNRRRERSRSRSRSPPRGPARRR, from the exons atggcggaacGCGAGATTGTTATCCGTGGAAGAAGACTTTCTCAGTTAAAAGTCGATGAACTCAAGCAAGAGTTAGAATTACGAGGACTCCGAAAAAGTGGAAACAAAGGCGTTCTTATTGAAAGACTTCAAGAG GCCATTGATAAAGAGTTAGAGCAGAAGGAGGACTATCAGAACTTCCCTGCTCTACAAGAACAGAAGCCACCAGCAAACACCTGGCTAAATCCTCCaatacagcaacaacagcaacaacattCTA GTGACTTTCCTAGGCAGCCAATGAGCTATGAGCAACACCAGCCGCAGCAGCAAGCATTGTTAAATCAGCCGATTGGAATGTTAAATCAACAGTATGCATTGGCAAGTCAACAACAG CACATGATGCAACCAGCTCAAGTTGGCAAATTTAGAGAACAGTGGCCACAAGCTCAAATGCAGCAACCTCCTGCAGCCCAACCTCAGCTAATGCAGCCTCAGATAGTTTTGCCCCAAATGACGTTAGCTCCTCAGGCACAGTTCCCTGCAATAACACCTCAGGCACCACAATTGACAGATAGTGAAGCACAGTATTCGGATTCAAGATGGCCACGGTCTGATGATTCATCGCTCCCTCGGCCATCAAATCACCATGTTGCTCAACTCGCTGAAAAACCAGAAGTGGTGTCGTCAAGCTCTTCAGATAACGAACAAGACTCAATGCAGCAGTCCTCAAGTTCGTCAAGTTCAGATAGCGACAACAATAATCAAGAGAAGCCCACATCGTTACTGAACTCGGCCGATGATGAACAAGCACCTGTTGAAACCATTCAGAAAGATGTTGAAGAAAAGGAGCCTGTTAGATCTGAGGAAGGAAAAGGTGAAATTGCCGTGGAAGTTACACAAGCAGAGATGGACAATCCTCTGGAAACAGAAGCTGAAGAAAAAATTGTGGTTGATAGTACATCTACACAAGAGCTACCCACAACAGCTCAGGAAAACCAAGAAGAAGGTGAACTCCCTGAAGGGGATGGAAAAGGAGAAGAGAATGAACTCCCTGAAGGGgatggaaaagaagaagaaaatgaactCCCTGAAGGGgatggaaaagaagaagaaaatgagaAAGAGAATTTTTCGGAGGAGAAAGAAATTGTGCCGCAATCACCTAATAAGGAGCAACTTTCACCAACTGCTGAAAATTCCTTTGAAGTTGAGCCAAGTGAAGAAGACAAGGCAGTCGTAGAGGAAACAAAGGTCTTACCTTCACAG AAATCAGTATCTCCTGCTGCAAccaagaagagaaaaatatcCATACCCA GGACATCTTTGCAAAGCACGCCCACTTCTGATGGACAGCCATCTTCACGCAAAAGAAGATGGGGATCGTCCTCATCAAGCAAGAAAAAGACCACCTTGTCTATCAGCACTGATTCACTGAAG GATCTTATTCCCGGAGTCCAAGTGCACTCCACACCAGCATTGGAAGCCGTCATGGATCTTGGAGGagacgacaatgatgatgatgaggaagaTGAGGAGAATGTGCAAGGGAAGAAACCAGAGGAGGAAAAGGAGCCGGAACCAGTTGCGACACCAGAGGCTGTGGAACCTGAAACTAAACGAAGAAAGGACAGAATTGTGAAGGTGGAGGAGAAGAAGACTGTTAAGCTGCAGAGAAAGCCTGTTGCAATTGAAAAAGGTCACGAACCTGTTGAAATGGAGGTCAAAGAAG AACCCGAGGAACAGACGACAGTTAACACTTATCCAGGACAGACTTCCATTCAACAGCAAGAAACGTCTCCCCCACCGACAGAAAATCGTTTACCTTCGCCGGCAAGGTTTCCAGAGAGTGAAGCGATCCACCTCAAGAATCTTGTTCGACCTTTCACTTTGAACCAGCTCAAAGATCTGCTTCGAAACTATGGTCCCCTGGTTGAAGACGGTTTTTGGATTGACAAGATCAAGTCCCATTGCTATGTTGTG TACACAAACGTCAACGACGCTTCGTCCTGTAGACAGGGGTTACATGGCATCAAGTGGCCGTCAACAAGCCCGAAGATACTTTCTGTGGATTTTGCCGATGAAGATGAG ATGGCCCGAGATACCGAAGGACTTCTGGGCAAAGCTAAAGAAATGGAAACAGAGGTTAAAACTGAGAAACCATCGAAAAAGGAACAGACGG TCGAAAAAGCTCCCGAAGATGTCGTCAAAGAGGAAGACGACCAAAGGAATGCTGGTAATCTTCTGGATAACTTGTtcagaaaaaccaaaacaactcCTTGTTTGTACTGGCTGCCTTTGAGTGATGAACAG ATTGCAACCAGAGATCGCGAACGCGAGGAAAGACGGAAAGCCCGACAAGAGGAACGGAAGAAGGAAGAGGAAGCCGAACAAAAGGAAAGACTAGAACGACAGCAACAACGCGAGAAAGAACGGGAGAAGGAAAAACGGGAACGGGAAGCAGAAAAACGGGAACGGGAAGCAGAAAAACGGGAGCCAGAGAAACGCACTTCGCGCTCACCGACAAGAAATAGACGACGAGAGCGTAGCAGGAGCAGAAGTCGAAGCCCGCCACGTGGTCCCGCCAGACGGCGATGA
- the LOC136928176 gene encoding VPS9 domain-containing protein 1-like isoform X2: MVRGIEYCHNGGRIGHLLIDLQQLYNNDTVKLFRLLQHCQERAFTIISSLGNGVSSFQTPDEGVQLSHVESNTSSLKQLDQSSLVPQSAVKPKLSEPSIPPKSTLTTPTDEYLWLPSPPVSPKPQHRRTSSYDPLEKAYQENKQLIAAYRRRIQNANKGRRNKDGISMNLGLMRRMSENLVIAKAREQAIKKKLQERQQRLQEETNRRFGPAVLSTKEQVEQRDLYRKILEFEQETVWPKHLRDRLTLMPSDAKLIREVINKIFSSSDHPLTQFLLQYQYHVYRKLAPLVKDVGIPRVGVKDKAVSDKDSGTVLNETGSDNEQPTEMINNSNVSEGARQDILEYRKVDEEKTAPTESVVNEIDGFVEGKTEEGGDNEDKNFQGVSSGVEQSSLSNGNDENLCSRTDLEKLKNLLDKTALDTSTVENIKQDEKSQNELKPDALDETDQSSNLEDYFQELEDEMFDWESNEEESCETENGNSVESESQVVVSEKSVEVQPGGNSSSGLESCARRNENLVEETVGEDLKACDELQHLAEEENEPLDLCVGRIENLIEETVGDHSKPCEELKRLAKEEKEAKYVEETSNEFVEASDTVSNKDKQFTCDLLNEARGHENDEEGMLKESSSTEGKLNVDKNEEDSPTGAILGDEPLEEKEKQSVVTDHDDHCLSNLPPREESRAGVFPSDELRKQLKEILLDARFFLEKLQKMLILAYEPLDTAEGRDLCYSCVEFPFFKPLWPSLLAVLRQVNYEKEVCLADVMSDNIDKGPGELGVPQRLCLDNQKLLESTGNKYPYQMAVEELYKVLTLVCPLEKLECIVRTSRCICQCVEDYWENNGKPRHSPETAIGCDDLLPILSFVIIQSGIAQLVSECEAMEEFIPEGYLMGEEGYCLTTLTTALAYLATLKPTQSSSETK; the protein is encoded by the exons ATGGTTCGTGGAATAGAGTACTGTCATAATGGTGGTCGAATAGGGCATCTTTTGATAG ATTTACAACAGCTCTACAACAATGATACAGTGAAATTATTTCGATTACTTCAGCACTGCCAGGAAAGAGCTTTCACGATTATTTCTTCTTTgg GAAATGGCGTGTCGTCCTTCCAGACGCCTGATGAAGGTGTTCAGCTAAGTCATGTTGAAAGCAACACTTCCAGTTTAAAACAACTGGATCAATCATCCTTGGTACCTCAATCTGCAGTAAAACCTAAACTTTCAGAGCCATCGATTCCTCCAAAATCCACACTGACAACACCTACAGATGAATATCTCTGGCTTCCTTCACCTCCTGTTTCCCCTAAACCACAGCATCGAAG GACTAGTAGTTATGATCCATTGGAGAAAGCTTATCAAGAAAACAAGCAATTGATTGCAGCATACAGGAGAAGAATACAGAATGCAAATaaaggaagaagaaataagGATGGGATATCAATG AATCTTGGTTTAATGCGGAGGATGTCTGAAAATCTTGTCATTGCCAAAGCCAGGGAACAAGCT ATCAAAAAGAAACTTCAAGAACGACAACAAAGACTCCAGGAAGAGACCAACAG ACGGTTTGGACCTGCGGTCTTATCCACGAAAGAGCAGGTTGAGCAGCGTGATTTGTACAGAAAGATTTTGGAGTTTGAACAAGAAACG GTATGGCCAAAGCATTTACGTGACCGGTTGACACTTATGCCTTCGGATGCTAAATTGATCAGAGAAGTGATTAACAAGATCTTTAG TTCGTCTGACCACCCTCTGACCCAGTTCCTTCTCCAGTACCAATATCACGTGTATCGCAAACTGGCACCTCTAGTGAAGGATGTTGGAATCCCGAGGGTGGGAGTAAAAGACAAAGCTGTTTCAGACAAAGACAGTGGAACTGTGTTGAACGAAACTGGTTCTGATAACGAACAACCGACGGAAATGATAAACAATTCAAATGTTAGTGAAGGAGCTCGACAGGATATCTTGGAATACAGAAAAGTAGACGAAGAGAAGACAGCGCCAACCGAATCTGTTGTCAACGAAATAGATGGCTTTGTCGAGGGAAAAACTGAGGAAGGAGGAGACAACGAGGATAAAAATTTTCAGGGAGTTTCTAGCGGGGTTGAACAAAGCTCTTTATCAAACGGTAACGATGAAAATCTTTGCTCGAGGACGGATTTAGAGAAACTTAAAAATCTTCTCGATAAAACCGCTCTAGATACTTCGACAGTCGAGAATATTAAGCAAGATGAGAAATCTCAAAATGAACTCAAACCTGATGCTCTTGATGAAACGGACCAATCTTCAAATCTTGAGGATTATTTCCAAGAACTGGAGGATGAAATGTTTGATTGGGAAAGCAATGAAGAGGAATCCTGTGAGACTGAGAATGGAAATAGCGTTGAGTCTGAGAGTCAAGTTGTGGTAAGTGAGAAATCAGTGGAGGTTCAACCTGGAGGAAATTCTTCCAGTGGGTTGGAATCATGCGCGCGAAGAAACGAAAACTTAGTCGAGGAGACCGTGGGAGAGGATTTAAAGGCATGTGACGAATTGCAGCATTTAGCCGAGGAAGAAAACGAACCGTTGGATTTATGCGTGGGAAGAATCGAAAACTTGATCGAGGAGACCGTTGGAGATCATTCAAAGCCGTGTGAAGAGTTGAAGCGTTTGGCAAAGGAAGAAAAGGAAGCGAAATATGTCGAAGAGACTAGCAATGAATTTGTGGAAGCGAGTGATACAGTTTCAAATAAGGACAAGCAATTTACCTGTGACCTTTTGAACGAAGCAAGAGGCCATGAAAACGATGAGGAGGGTATGTTGAAGGAATCTAGTTCAACTGAAGGAAAACTCAACGTTGACAAGAATGAAGAGGATTCGCCCACAGGTGCGATTTTAGGAGATGAACCACTCGAGGAGAAAGAGAAGCAAAGTGTTGTGACGGATCATGATGATCATTGCCTGTCCAATTTGCCTCCACGAGAGGAAAGTCGTGCGGGGGTATTTCCAAGCGATGAACTCAGGAAACAGTTAAAAGAGATCCTGTTGGATGCTCGATTTTTTCTTG AGAAACTTCAGAAGATGCTTATACTTGCTTACGAGCCATTAGACACGGCAGAGGGCCGAGACCTTTGTTATTCCTGCGTGGAGTTTCCTTTCTTCAAGCCTTTGTGGCCTTCACTACTGGCTGTGCTTAG GCAAGTGAATTACGAGAAAGAGGTTTGCTTAGCCGATGTTATGTCAGATAACATCGACAAAGGACCTGGCGAACTTGGCGTGCCACAAAGACTTTGCTTGGACAATCAG aaactgtTGGAGTCCACGGGTAACAAATACCCGTATCAAATGGCTGTTGAAGAACTTTACAAAGTGTTGACGTTAGTTTGTCCATTGGAAAAGCTCGAGTGTATAG TGCGCACATCACGTTGCATTTGTCAATGTGTAGAGGATTACTGGGAGAATAACGGAAAACCTCGTCACAGTCCAGAAACTGCTAT TGGCTGCGATGATTTGTTGCCAATTCTTAGTTTTGTGATCATCCAAAGTGGAATAGCGCAGCTTGTCTCTGAATGCGAAGCTATGGAGGAGTTTATACCCGAGGG GTATCTTATGGGTGAAGAAGGATACTGTCTCACGACTCTTACAACGGCTCTTGCATATCTCGCCACCTTAAAACCTACGCAGTCCTCTAGCGAGACCAAGTAA
- the LOC136928879 gene encoding uncharacterized protein — MEMKVPQKSSQNLWVFLLAVLKLSYINTAMGFNAATGPLSRSAFTVVHGNKQLVGHVVRRFSAPSLIACSQYCLKNEWCTSTNYKNGEKFCELNMYDIAPENVVHELTDQPGVTFTMYQKASLSGCQITGCLNGGHCFLDMELKSFSCSCKLPWSGSRCDIKTSPSTISSSTHVYGSSSASVSWYNSASDHMIRYISPPVSVSLKVSNPSTNSLVRSTSSSANLYIHSHSSLSASIVQSKSFAGSVAQSISSSNSMFQSTCSSAHLSLHIVASDKMSLSRSTWTIVPQHISSPTSMFRSISSSANEAAHVSSVAIFHSSSSLVAGVSQSMSSANYTTYVFTTLGAKGKTGPINTSEYSGTLLENQVSLSNGIQLWSVPVTGSYVIEATGASGANGTYNSHSQPLVWRLGGRGAKITGTFQLSQGVYLKILVGQEGAVSSFRYGYMPGGGGGASFVSFMNNSPLIVAGGGGGAAIMNGDSGQAIGNGSQCGGSEGAGGSVCDADTSTIYPSYYGGGGAGFYGNGGSSGGQSPPYSFIHGGTGGTSSTANGGFGGGAFAKFNVGGGGGGYSGGGVTISVDGNAAGGGGSYNGGINQQNAAGVNQGDGRVIISLIV; from the exons ATGGAGATGAAAGTGCCACAGAAAAGTTCACAGAATCTTTGGGTTTTTCTTTTAGCTGTGTTAAAATTGAGTTACATCAACACAGCCATGGGTTTTAACGCTGCGACAGGCCCACTTTCCAGGTCAGCTTTCACCGTTGTACACGGAAACAAACAGCTGGTGGGCCATGTTGTAAGACGTTTTTCGGCTCCAAGTTTAATAGCTTGTAGCCAGTATTGTCTAAAGAACGAATGGTGCACCTCGACCAATTACAAGAATGGCGAAAAGTTTTGTGAATTGAATATGTACGATATTGCCCCTGAGAATGTTGTCCACGAACTCACTGATCAGCCTGGTGTAACGTTCACAATGTATCAGAAGGCAAGTTTGTCT GGATGTCAAATAACCGGCTGTCTTAATGGAGGTCATTGTTTTCTTGATATGGAACTGAAATCGTTTTCTTGTTCGTGTAAGCTGCCTTGGAGTGGAAGTAGATGTGATATTAAGACAA GTCCATCGACGATATCTTCATCCACTCATGTGTACGGTTCTTCCTCAGCCAGTGTGTCCTGGTACAACTCCGCTTCAGATCATATGATTCGGTATATATCGCCTCCTGTCAGTGTGTCTCTGAAAGTTTCCAATCCCTCGACGAACAGTTTAGTCCGATCAACTTCGTCTTCAGCCAATCTCTATATTCATAGTCATTCTTCTCTCTCGGCAAGTATCGTCCAATCAAAGTCTTTCGCAGGCAGTGTTGCCCAAAGCATTTCTTCTTCGAATAGTATGTTTCAATCAACTTGCTCATCAGCTCATTTGAGTCTGCACATCGTTGCTTCTGACAAAATGTCGCTATCCCGCTCCACTTGGACAATCGTGCCTCAGCACATTTCTTCACCGACCAGTATGTTCCGCTCAATTTCCTCTTCTGCCAATGAAGCTGCGCACGTTTCCTCGGTGGctatttttcattcaagctcTTCCTTGGTTGCTGGAGTGTCTCAGTCGATGTCATCGGCAA ACTACACTACTTACGTTTTTACAACTTTGGGTGCCAAGGGAAAAACGGGACCAATTAACACCTCTGAATACTCGGGAACGCTGTTGGAGAACCAAGTCAGCCTTTCCAATGGAATCCAATTGTGGTCTGTTCCCGTGACCGGAAGCTACGTCATTGAGGCAACGGGTGCTTCTGGCGCAAATGGAACGTACAACTCGCACAGTCAACCCCTTGTGTGGAGGCTTGGTGGCCGAGGGGCAAAGATAACGGGAACCTTTCAGCTGTCACAAGGAGTTTATCTCAAAATATTAGTGGGACAAGAGGGTGCTGTTAGCTCTTTCAGATATGGTTATATGccggggggagggggaggtGCAAGCTTTGTCTCGTTCATGAATAACTCACCGTTAATCGTGGCCGGGGGAGGAGGCGGGGCAGCAATAATGAACGGGGATTCCGGGCAGGCAATTGGAAATGGAAGCCAGTGTGGAGGCAGTGAAGGTGCCGGAGGAAGTGTCTGTGATGCCGATACTTCGACAATTTATCCCAGTTACTATGGCGGAGGGGGAGCGGGATTTTACGGCAACGGCGGGAGTTCAGGAGGTCAATCACCTCCGTATAGTTTCATACACGGTGGAACCGGAGGAACATCCTCGACAGCTAACGGAGGCTTCGGTGGAGGTGCTTTTGCAAAATTCAACGTTGGGGGAGGCGGAGGTGGATATTCAGGGGGAGGGGTGACCATTTCTGTAGACGGCAATGCCGCAGGAGGAGGCGGGTCTTATAATGGGGGGATTAATCAGCAGAATGCAGCAGGAGTGAATCAAGGAGACGGCAGGGTTATAATCAGTTTGATAGTGTAA